Proteins encoded within one genomic window of Acidithiobacillus sp. AMEEHan:
- a CDS encoding DUF2784 domain-containing protein, translating into MVGKLLTDLYLADSILVVHVLIILFNIFGLVAIPLGAWYGWRWVRILWWRSLHLLFLFVVAIQAVMGRACFLTIWQSQLQEQAGREGFRAPLIQTWVNHFFFWNLPMAFFTTLYVLVWIYVVILWWKVPPYWRKNTSAR; encoded by the coding sequence ATGGTCGGTAAACTCCTTACAGATCTCTACCTTGCCGACAGCATTCTGGTCGTGCATGTTCTGATCATCCTGTTCAACATCTTTGGCCTGGTGGCGATACCATTGGGGGCCTGGTATGGTTGGCGGTGGGTCAGAATTTTATGGTGGCGGTCTCTGCACCTTCTTTTCTTGTTCGTCGTAGCAATCCAGGCAGTAATGGGAAGGGCATGTTTTTTGACGATTTGGCAGAGTCAGCTACAGGAACAAGCGGGACGAGAAGGATTCCGAGCGCCGCTGATCCAAACCTGGGTGAACCACTTTTTCTTTTGGAATTTGCCAATGGCATTTTTTACGACGCTATATGTGCTTGTGTGGATATACGTAGTTATCCTTTGGTGGAAAGTGCCTCCATACTGGAGAAAGAATACATCTGCAAGATAG
- a CDS encoding DsrE family protein: MTTALIILHAGPDPENPRADTAVRLAGAMLADNKEVRLFLAGQGVLLLQGLDSAADSTHSLLRELLDLGLQVQCCGTSLAAQGVDLLSPEIQKGSMRGLSAWISAADEVVCF, encoded by the coding sequence ATGACGACTGCATTGATTATCCTGCATGCCGGACCTGATCCGGAGAATCCTCGTGCCGACACAGCGGTGCGCCTTGCCGGTGCCATGCTGGCAGACAACAAAGAGGTCCGACTCTTCCTCGCCGGTCAAGGGGTTCTGCTGCTGCAAGGACTAGACAGCGCCGCCGACAGTACCCACTCCTTATTGCGAGAATTGCTGGACTTGGGGCTGCAAGTGCAATGCTGCGGAACCTCATTGGCAGCACAGGGAGTGGATTTGTTATCCCCAGAGATCCAGAAAGGCTCTATGAGGGGGCTCTCTGCCTGGATCAGCGCTGCTGATGAGGTCGTCTGTTTTTGA
- a CDS encoding MFS transporter, with protein sequence MATSPLTRKIYTRGIGINRSQFLLQTVQVFFVGLIIGMERNVLPAMSHRFGIDSHAFLFLASFVISFGLVKGALNFMAGGLSDRVGRKKVLLLGWIAGIPIPLLIFFAPNWWWIIAANVFLGINQAFTWTMTVTSQIDLANNRQRGLAVGINEAVGYIAVGLAGLGTGYLAVLYGPRWALLGFGLAVIALALLLLLRVQDTIHWVHAEHAQNQQAAGTVTTAPQAGTWATFLRVSFGDATYRALCQGGVTNKIADTLVWVLFPVFFHFHGLGVIRIGWITGVYAMVWGLCQFWTGHLADRIGRRPPVLLGFALLAAGLAGTALVDHFPAWMATAALMGLGMALLYPNLIAAMSDVAPPLERGKILGTYRYWRDTGYAIGGLLLGLVAQWSDKILPAIWLTAAIVALSGVWIALAVQETHPRTA encoded by the coding sequence ATGGCCACCTCGCCTCTGACGAGGAAAATTTATACCCGAGGGATTGGTATCAATCGTAGCCAGTTTTTGCTGCAGACAGTCCAGGTATTTTTTGTTGGCCTGATCATCGGCATGGAGCGGAATGTCCTTCCGGCCATGAGTCATCGCTTTGGCATCGATAGCCACGCATTTCTCTTCTTGGCCTCTTTTGTGATTTCCTTCGGCTTGGTCAAAGGGGCCTTAAATTTTATGGCAGGGGGGCTCTCCGATCGCGTTGGCCGCAAGAAAGTGCTACTGCTTGGTTGGATTGCAGGCATCCCGATTCCTCTGCTGATCTTCTTTGCCCCCAACTGGTGGTGGATCATTGCTGCCAACGTGTTCTTGGGCATCAACCAAGCCTTCACCTGGACCATGACCGTGACGAGCCAGATCGATCTGGCGAATAACCGCCAACGAGGCCTTGCCGTCGGCATCAATGAGGCAGTGGGCTATATTGCGGTGGGTCTCGCCGGACTGGGTACGGGATATCTGGCCGTGCTCTATGGTCCCCGCTGGGCCTTGCTAGGCTTTGGCCTCGCGGTCATTGCATTGGCGCTTCTTCTGCTTCTGCGCGTACAGGATACCATTCATTGGGTGCATGCCGAGCATGCCCAGAACCAACAAGCTGCCGGAACGGTGACGACCGCGCCGCAAGCTGGCACTTGGGCGACCTTTCTTCGTGTTTCCTTTGGCGATGCCACGTATCGAGCTCTTTGCCAGGGAGGGGTGACGAACAAAATTGCCGATACCTTGGTCTGGGTATTGTTTCCCGTCTTTTTCCACTTCCATGGACTCGGTGTCATTCGAATCGGTTGGATCACCGGGGTGTATGCCATGGTTTGGGGGCTCTGTCAGTTCTGGACTGGACATCTGGCGGACCGTATTGGTCGCAGGCCGCCGGTGTTGCTGGGCTTTGCCCTGCTTGCTGCAGGCCTTGCTGGCACCGCACTCGTCGACCACTTCCCGGCATGGATGGCAACCGCTGCACTCATGGGGCTGGGCATGGCTCTGCTCTATCCGAACCTGATCGCGGCCATGTCCGATGTCGCCCCGCCGCTTGAGCGGGGCAAAATCCTCGGTACCTACCGCTACTGGCGGGATACCGGCTACGCCATCGGCGGCCTCCTGCTCGGCCTGGTTGCACAATGGAGTGACAAAATCTTGCCCGCTATCTGGTTGACCGCTGCTATCGTCGCCTTGTCCGGCGTTTGGATTGCCCTCGCGGTACAAGAAACTCATCCCCGCACTGCGTAA
- a CDS encoding metalloregulator ArsR/SmtB family transcription factor — protein sequence MSSDTVRYALFSEVFAALAHPKRLEMIHYLGEGQKSAGEIAELTKLSKANVSQHLSVLKARGLVHCDKCGTFCHYRLTSPKVLETCEIVRELILDQMQTTSQLQEALSTVVPLRKGEK from the coding sequence ATGAGCAGCGATACCGTGCGCTATGCGCTGTTTTCTGAAGTATTCGCGGCGCTGGCACACCCCAAGCGCCTGGAGATGATCCACTATTTGGGGGAGGGACAAAAAAGCGCTGGCGAGATCGCAGAACTGACTAAGTTGTCCAAGGCCAACGTCTCTCAGCATCTGAGCGTCCTCAAGGCGCGAGGCTTGGTCCATTGCGATAAATGCGGGACATTCTGCCACTACCGATTGACGAGCCCAAAAGTGCTCGAAACCTGTGAAATCGTACGCGAACTCATCCTCGATCAAATGCAGACCACGAGCCAACTGCAGGAGGCACTGAGTACGGTGGTGCCTTTGCGCAAGGGGGAAAAGTAA
- a CDS encoding MBL fold metallo-hydrolase — protein MFFKQRSSADGTLSYFYGCGGKGFAVAVDVVAGDEPWFVEEAQKAAVRIRYVIDTHIHADHLSGGRVLADQVDAPYCMHESDATRVGFPIQGLKDGEILETGNVVTQVLHTPGHTLDSLCLLVSDRRRSADPWFALTGDTLFVGGVGRPDLGGTAEDMASQLYESLHQKLLTLPDDLEIFPGHAAGSVCGAGLSGKPSSTIGFEKRWDPYLSMDRATFIRSLTADIPAKPADMARIVAINLGQAA, from the coding sequence ATGTTTTTCAAGCAGCGCAGCAGCGCCGATGGTACGTTGTCTTACTTTTACGGCTGTGGCGGCAAAGGCTTTGCCGTAGCGGTAGATGTGGTGGCCGGGGATGAGCCCTGGTTTGTGGAAGAAGCCCAAAAGGCGGCCGTTCGCATCCGCTATGTCATCGATACCCATATCCACGCGGACCACCTGTCTGGCGGTCGAGTGCTGGCCGATCAGGTGGATGCGCCCTATTGCATGCACGAAAGCGACGCGACGCGGGTAGGGTTTCCTATTCAGGGGCTTAAAGATGGGGAGATTTTGGAAACCGGGAACGTGGTTACCCAAGTTTTGCATACCCCTGGCCATACCCTCGATAGCCTCTGTCTCTTGGTCAGTGACCGGCGAAGAAGCGCTGATCCCTGGTTTGCCCTCACTGGAGATACCCTCTTCGTCGGTGGGGTGGGCCGACCCGATCTCGGGGGAACAGCGGAGGACATGGCCAGTCAACTGTATGAGAGCCTGCACCAAAAATTGCTCACGCTACCTGATGACCTGGAGATCTTCCCTGGTCATGCGGCGGGAAGTGTCTGCGGCGCTGGCCTGTCCGGGAAACCTTCCTCCACCATCGGTTTTGAAAAACGCTGGGATCCCTACCTCAGCATGGATCGAGCCACATTCATCCGTTCCCTCACTGCGGACATTCCCGCGAAACCTGCAGACATGGCGCGTATCGTCGCCATCAACCTGGGGCAAGCAGCATGA
- a CDS encoding ISNCY family transposase, which produces MEKRIEMNERELERLKVLERVLAGDLDQKQAAMRLGLTDRQVRRLMRRYECEGAAGLISRRRGKPSNRRLAPAVQETILARVQERYADFGPTLAVEYLRGEGLRVSKETLRGWMVEAGLWKARQKRSLRLHPPRPRRVRRGELVQIDGSPHDWFEGRGPRCCLIAFIDDATSQVMFARFVPVESTQAYLDVLKAYVTTYGCPVALYSDRHGIFTKHNPEDGKPTQFQRATASLGIETIQALTPQAKGRVERLFQTLQDRLVKAMRLADIADIEAANVFLTGYLPEHNARFAVAPLDPADAHQSYEGEASELARICAIQHPRTLSKDLVLSFRRQRYIVQTNGAPRYALRGKRITVVEYGDGRVELLAGQEILPYKVFDPAQDVFTAVDDKTLNARVDAILTTRQLKEKWRPGPDHPWRRAFATPAPGDKTSPLNRTSLFCPEPDISTLP; this is translated from the coding sequence ATGGAGAAGCGGATCGAGATGAACGAGCGAGAGCTGGAACGGCTGAAGGTGCTTGAGCGGGTACTCGCTGGGGATCTTGATCAGAAGCAGGCGGCGATGAGGTTGGGGCTGACGGATCGGCAGGTCAGAAGACTGATGAGGCGCTATGAGTGCGAGGGTGCGGCAGGGCTCATCAGTCGGCGACGGGGGAAGCCCTCCAATCGGCGCCTTGCGCCGGCAGTCCAGGAAACGATCCTAGCGCGGGTGCAAGAGCGCTATGCGGACTTTGGTCCGACCTTGGCGGTGGAGTATTTGCGTGGGGAAGGCTTGCGGGTCTCCAAGGAGACGTTGCGCGGCTGGATGGTCGAGGCAGGCTTATGGAAGGCCAGACAAAAACGCTCACTCCGTCTACACCCGCCGAGGCCCCGCCGGGTGCGGCGCGGTGAGCTGGTCCAGATCGATGGCAGCCCCCATGACTGGTTCGAAGGTCGGGGGCCGCGCTGTTGCCTGATCGCCTTCATCGACGACGCCACCAGCCAGGTGATGTTTGCCCGCTTCGTGCCGGTGGAGAGCACACAGGCCTACCTAGATGTGCTCAAGGCTTACGTGACAACCTACGGCTGCCCGGTGGCGCTCTACAGTGACCGGCATGGCATTTTTACCAAGCACAACCCAGAAGATGGCAAGCCCACCCAGTTCCAACGTGCCACAGCCAGTCTGGGCATTGAGACGATCCAGGCTTTGACCCCACAGGCCAAGGGGCGGGTGGAGCGGCTCTTCCAGACCCTGCAGGATCGTCTCGTCAAAGCCATGCGTCTTGCGGACATTGCCGATATCGAAGCCGCCAATGTCTTCCTGACGGGTTATCTGCCCGAGCACAATGCCCGCTTCGCCGTCGCGCCGCTTGATCCGGCAGATGCCCACCAATCCTATGAAGGCGAGGCCAGCGAACTCGCCCGCATTTGTGCCATCCAACACCCCCGCACCCTATCCAAAGATCTAGTGCTGTCTTTCCGACGGCAACGCTACATCGTGCAAACGAACGGCGCGCCCCGTTATGCCCTGCGGGGGAAGAGAATTACGGTGGTCGAGTATGGCGACGGGCGGGTGGAGCTGCTTGCCGGTCAAGAAATCCTGCCCTACAAGGTATTCGATCCCGCCCAGGACGTCTTTACAGCCGTCGATGACAAGACCCTCAATGCACGGGTGGATGCCATCCTCACGACACGCCAGCTCAAAGAGAAATGGCGTCCCGGTCCTGATCACCCTTGGCGACGCGCCTTCGCAACCCCTGCCCCGGGCGACAAAACATCTCCCCTCAACCGGACATCTCTATTTTGCCCAGAACCGGACATTTCTACTTTGCCTTGA
- a CDS encoding transposase, with protein sequence MERALRRQPPAFSAVSRPQARIKNAAGRPVTAKREYRRRHTLPLVTAFFHWVEQQLQDIALLPSNLFTKALAYVHSRKGPLQVFLEDPDVPIDSNHIERQIRPIPLGRKNWLFCWTELGAEYLGIIQSLLSTCRLQGVDPYDYLVDVLQRVATHPAKDVAQLTPRLWKEHFAANPLRSPLYHVRKPA encoded by the coding sequence CTGGAAAGAGCACTTCGCCGCCAACCCCCTGCGTTCTCCGCTGTATCACGTCCGCAAGCCCGCATAAAGAACGCCGCGGGGAGACCGGTTACGGCCAAGCGGGAATACCGCAGACGACATACCCTGCCGCTGGTGACAGCCTTCTTCCACTGGGTAGAGCAACAGCTCCAGGACATCGCCCTGCTACCGAGCAACCTCTTCACCAAGGCCTTGGCCTATGTCCATAGCCGCAAAGGTCCGCTCCAAGTCTTTCTGGAAGATCCCGACGTACCCATAGACAGCAACCACATCGAACGACAGATCCGACCGATTCCCCTGGGCCGGAAGAACTGGCTCTTTTGCTGGACCGAGTTGGGCGCCGAGTATCTCGGGATCATCCAGAGCCTGCTCAGTACCTGCCGGCTTCAGGGGGTGGACCCGTACGACTACCTCGTCGATGTCCTGCAACGGGTGGCCACCCACCCCGCCAAGGACGTGGCGCAGCTCACCCCAAGACTCTGGAAAGAGCACTTCGCCGCCAACCCCCTGCGTTCTCCGCTGTATCACGTCCGCAAGCCCGCATAA
- a CDS encoding IS66 family transposase: METETSSLPRNYPEALAAWQLQVLLNQSLREEFQAQIQGLQAQLDWFRRQLFGPKSERRLPPPPIEQLSLGEIFEAQEKQPVPTRTVAAHTRTVAKRPEEKAESLPFFDESRLPVETIVLPAPETQGLDPSAYEIIDTKISYRLAQEPASYVVLKYERPVVKLRDSGKITQAPAPAAVLEGGRADVSLLAGILIDKFLYHLPLYRQHQRMTQQGLRVSRSWLTDLVQRSIFLLAPIYAAQFESIRQSRVLTMDETPIKAGLSGKGKMHRGYFWPVFGDAQEICFPYAATRGTVHIEELLGKLPPGTVLLSDGYAAYARFQKENEGLVHAQCWAHSRREFVKAEAHEPERVAEALRQIREFYRIEEEIQEKQLTGQAKREYRRRHTLPLVTAFFHWVEQQLQDIALLPSNLFTKALAYVHGRKGPLQVFLEDPDVPIDSNHIERQIRPIPLGRKNWLFCWTELGAEYLGIIQSLLSTCRLQGVDPYDYLVDVLQRVATHPAKDVAQLTPRLWKEHFAANPLRSPLYHVRKPA; the protein is encoded by the coding sequence ATGGAAACAGAGACTTCCTCGCTCCCACGCAACTACCCCGAAGCCCTCGCCGCTTGGCAATTGCAGGTGCTCCTCAACCAGTCCCTGCGGGAAGAATTTCAGGCACAGATCCAAGGTCTTCAAGCCCAGCTGGATTGGTTTCGCCGCCAGCTCTTCGGACCCAAGAGCGAGCGCCGTCTTCCGCCTCCTCCCATAGAGCAGCTCAGTCTCGGCGAGATCTTCGAGGCGCAGGAAAAACAGCCGGTTCCTACCCGTACCGTCGCTGCCCATACCCGCACGGTGGCCAAGCGCCCCGAGGAGAAGGCAGAGAGCCTGCCCTTCTTCGACGAATCGCGCCTGCCGGTCGAAACCATCGTGCTGCCGGCTCCCGAGACCCAGGGGCTGGACCCTTCGGCCTATGAGATCATCGACACCAAGATCAGCTATCGCTTGGCCCAAGAGCCCGCCAGCTATGTAGTTCTCAAATACGAGCGGCCCGTAGTGAAACTGCGCGACTCCGGAAAGATCACCCAGGCCCCGGCGCCTGCCGCGGTCTTGGAGGGTGGTCGGGCTGACGTCAGTCTCCTGGCGGGAATCCTGATCGACAAATTCCTCTACCATCTGCCCTTGTATCGGCAACATCAGCGCATGACCCAGCAGGGGCTGCGGGTGAGCCGCTCCTGGCTCACGGACTTGGTGCAACGCTCCATCTTCCTGCTTGCACCGATTTATGCGGCGCAGTTCGAGAGCATTCGCCAATCGCGGGTGCTGACCATGGATGAAACCCCCATCAAGGCCGGATTGTCAGGGAAGGGCAAGATGCACCGAGGGTATTTCTGGCCCGTCTTTGGCGATGCCCAGGAGATCTGCTTTCCCTATGCCGCCACCCGGGGCACGGTCCACATCGAAGAGCTACTCGGCAAGCTGCCGCCGGGCACCGTACTCCTGAGCGATGGCTATGCCGCCTATGCCCGGTTCCAGAAAGAGAACGAAGGGCTAGTCCATGCCCAGTGCTGGGCGCATAGCCGCAGAGAATTCGTCAAGGCCGAGGCCCATGAGCCCGAGCGGGTGGCCGAAGCCCTCCGGCAGATCCGGGAGTTCTATCGCATCGAGGAAGAAATCCAGGAGAAACAACTCACCGGGCAGGCCAAGCGGGAATACCGCAGACGACATACCCTGCCGCTGGTGACAGCCTTCTTCCACTGGGTAGAGCAACAGCTCCAGGACATCGCCCTGCTACCGAGCAACCTCTTCACCAAGGCCTTGGCCTATGTCCATGGCCGCAAAGGTCCGCTCCAAGTCTTTCTGGAAGATCCCGACGTACCCATAGACAGCAACCACATCGAACGACAGATCCGACCGATTCCCCTGGGCCGGAAGAACTGGCTCTTTTGCTGGACCGAGTTGGGCGCCGAGTATCTCGGGATCATCCAGAGCCTGCTCAGTACCTGCCGGCTTCAGGGGGTGGACCCGTACGACTACCTCGTCGATGTCCTGCAACGGGTGGCCACCCACCCCGCCAAGGACGTGGCGCAGCTCACCCCAAGACTCTGGAAAGAGCACTTCGCCGCCAACCCCCTGCGTTCTCCGCTGTATCACGTCCGCAAGCCCGCATAA
- the tnpB gene encoding IS66 family insertion sequence element accessory protein TnpB (TnpB, as the term is used for proteins encoded by IS66 family insertion elements, is considered an accessory protein, since TnpC, encoded by a neighboring gene, is a DDE family transposase.) encodes MFFPEGRIRVFVCRVPVDMRKSFDGLSALVRQFLGQDPLSGHCFVFVNRRATQMKVIYWDRTGYCLWAKRLERGQFWSWQRPPAGELDWTGLKLLLEGLEVAKTRRRYQRQVPEKLAETGS; translated from the coding sequence ATGTTTTTTCCCGAGGGGCGCATCCGGGTCTTCGTCTGCCGGGTACCGGTAGACATGCGCAAGTCTTTTGACGGGCTGTCGGCTTTGGTGCGGCAGTTCCTGGGGCAGGATCCCTTGTCTGGGCACTGTTTCGTCTTCGTGAACCGCCGCGCCACGCAGATGAAGGTGATCTACTGGGATCGCACAGGGTATTGCCTCTGGGCCAAGCGCCTGGAGCGCGGCCAATTCTGGAGCTGGCAGCGACCTCCAGCGGGGGAGTTGGATTGGACCGGTTTGAAACTCCTGCTCGAGGGCCTCGAAGTGGCCAAAACACGCCGTCGCTATCAGCGCCAAGTCCCCGAAAAACTGGCGGAAACTGGGAGTTAG
- a CDS encoding DsrE family protein, producing MQSLLKNIVKYASFGLVVLTVGMASAFANVSMLNDFHFDHPAFIHDHPFANRKLVVQVSQDNPARWDLVLNTSQNILNYFGQEKVQVVIVAFGPGLKFLLANSPMKQRIAALNSEGVEFDACHNTMLQFKKKLGHMPKLVPSAVIVPAGIVRIMQLESHGFNYVKP from the coding sequence ATGCAGTCTTTATTGAAAAACATCGTAAAATATGCTTCTTTTGGATTGGTGGTTTTGACAGTTGGCATGGCGTCTGCCTTTGCCAATGTGTCTATGCTCAATGATTTTCATTTTGATCATCCAGCTTTTATTCACGACCATCCATTTGCGAATCGAAAATTAGTGGTGCAAGTAAGTCAGGATAACCCGGCACGCTGGGATCTTGTACTGAATACCAGCCAAAACATCCTGAACTACTTCGGGCAAGAAAAGGTACAAGTGGTGATTGTGGCTTTTGGTCCAGGATTGAAATTTCTTCTAGCCAATAGCCCAATGAAGCAGAGGATTGCTGCGTTGAATTCCGAGGGAGTTGAGTTCGATGCCTGCCACAATACCATGCTGCAATTCAAAAAGAAGCTTGGGCACATGCCGAAACTAGTTCCTTCTGCCGTAATCGTACCCGCGGGAATTGTGAGAATCATGCAGCTAGAATCGCATGGATTCAATTATGTAAAGCCGTAG
- a CDS encoding porin, giving the protein MAVYAGPASAANWFKLQDTNTKNVPLISGFIEPSVFAMAGTSAEIYNPALKRYISAVPHDNLVGPNFSQSTTGIIQRARLMIRGWINPHISYFFAGEFGNNAATNVRGQYLPQLQDGHFTFSGYIPWVRVEAGIIRAPSAEDAMNGYMSYNYVVFPTVINQLMLQPLYAARPSTPYAAGPSGSVLVPSTEALGANAFRYPGVQFFDWKTWGHWQFAYGAMIGMYGSVSAGNLSNSPLYAARVQGSYIFGGHGPFRSDLTAWAWYQNAQPDYLGHSYTMQREGAGFQYLQGYMKPWGRRLKFEYMRGNGWISAPAAFSQQFGLQPALYNDQLYPNINNSAYGYYVEGGLFLTKRIEADVRYDYYNRLPNLASVGQERIFKTWALALQYHFTPITKLMAGYYFRTLQAPGVAANSPGAAVSAATDNEFALQAMISF; this is encoded by the coding sequence ATGGCGGTTTATGCCGGCCCTGCATCCGCTGCAAACTGGTTCAAGCTGCAAGACACGAATACGAAAAATGTTCCACTGATCTCGGGATTTATCGAGCCCAGCGTTTTTGCCATGGCAGGCACCTCGGCAGAAATCTACAACCCAGCACTGAAACGCTATATTTCGGCTGTGCCTCATGATAATTTGGTTGGGCCTAATTTTTCTCAGAGTACCACCGGCATTATTCAAAGGGCCCGTCTGATGATCCGTGGATGGATCAATCCTCATATCTCCTATTTTTTCGCGGGTGAATTTGGCAATAACGCAGCCACCAATGTTCGAGGTCAATACCTTCCTCAGCTGCAGGACGGCCATTTTACCTTCAGTGGTTACATCCCGTGGGTGCGGGTAGAAGCGGGAATTATTCGTGCACCCAGCGCTGAAGATGCCATGAATGGATACATGAGCTACAACTACGTCGTCTTTCCCACCGTCATCAATCAGTTGATGTTGCAACCCCTTTATGCCGCGCGACCTTCCACACCTTACGCAGCGGGCCCAAGCGGTTCCGTGCTCGTGCCATCTACAGAAGCTCTTGGTGCCAATGCATTCCGGTATCCGGGCGTTCAATTTTTTGACTGGAAGACCTGGGGCCACTGGCAATTCGCTTATGGAGCCATGATAGGGATGTATGGCAGTGTGTCTGCAGGGAACCTATCTAACAGTCCTCTCTACGCAGCGCGCGTGCAGGGCTCCTATATTTTTGGCGGGCACGGGCCCTTCCGAAGCGATCTCACCGCCTGGGCCTGGTATCAAAATGCGCAACCGGACTACCTTGGACATTCCTACACTATGCAGAGAGAAGGCGCGGGCTTCCAATACCTGCAGGGCTATATGAAACCTTGGGGACGACGCCTCAAGTTTGAGTACATGCGAGGGAATGGCTGGATCTCTGCCCCCGCAGCCTTCAGTCAACAGTTTGGCTTGCAACCAGCACTATACAACGATCAACTCTACCCAAATATCAACAATTCGGCATACGGCTACTATGTAGAGGGTGGCTTGTTCCTCACCAAACGTATTGAAGCAGATGTTCGTTATGATTACTACAACCGGCTCCCCAATCTAGCATCCGTTGGCCAGGAACGAATCTTTAAGACTTGGGCACTAGCCTTGCAGTACCACTTTACGCCGATCACTAAGCTGATGGCAGGATACTATTTCCGTACTCTCCAAGCCCCCGGGGTAGCAGCAAATAGCCCAGGTGCGGCAGTGAGTGCGGCAACAGACAATGAGTTTGCCCTGCAGGCCATGATCAGTTTCTGA
- a CDS encoding DUF302 domain-containing protein: MNNFARGVTSILGALFLASSASAANFYVETVPAPISRVAPEVAQALATHHFKVVLHLDILKRIEAKEKVLHLPDLNRGKFTDVQAFVFCNPIFFSRLLNSHWKSASVCPLDLTVYGKDGSTTIVYPERTAYTQNTPANETAKQIDTAVVSALKSIPGAK, from the coding sequence GTGAACAATTTTGCAAGGGGTGTTACCAGCATTCTAGGTGCATTATTCCTAGCATCCTCGGCCAGCGCCGCCAATTTCTATGTGGAAACGGTTCCTGCTCCGATTAGCAGGGTAGCCCCTGAGGTTGCACAAGCGCTCGCCACTCACCACTTCAAGGTGGTCTTGCACCTCGATATTTTGAAGCGGATTGAGGCAAAGGAGAAAGTACTTCATCTGCCCGACCTGAACCGAGGAAAATTCACGGATGTCCAGGCTTTCGTTTTTTGTAATCCAATATTCTTTAGTCGGTTACTAAACAGTCATTGGAAGTCTGCATCTGTTTGCCCGTTAGACCTGACGGTCTACGGCAAGGATGGATCAACAACCATCGTGTATCCAGAACGTACTGCATATACTCAAAACACACCGGCTAACGAAACGGCAAAGCAGATTGATACGGCGGTTGTATCTGCCCTCAAAAGCATCCCCGGAGCCAAATAA
- a CDS encoding DsrE family protein, translating to MKRHFFVFLAVISLGIFFSCAEAAPLTDAQALSGLHTAKAVFLVNVKNPNAVEHLVKVIGLTRHQLLAQKVTPHFIVVFIGPDVAFLTKDRRGIPCTEERAVAGIQHEIDKLTTQGIQFQACGVALHGMDVHPSMVIPAVHPVESGFISVIAYQEKGYALVPVY from the coding sequence ATGAAACGTCATTTTTTCGTATTTCTTGCGGTGATATCACTGGGTATCTTTTTTTCCTGTGCAGAGGCCGCTCCATTGACCGACGCTCAGGCCCTATCTGGCTTGCACACGGCAAAGGCCGTGTTTCTGGTGAATGTCAAAAACCCCAACGCGGTTGAACACTTGGTGAAGGTCATTGGGCTGACACGCCATCAACTTTTGGCACAAAAGGTCACGCCACATTTCATCGTGGTGTTCATTGGTCCTGATGTGGCATTCCTGACCAAAGACCGCCGGGGTATCCCCTGTACCGAAGAACGGGCTGTGGCGGGCATCCAGCACGAGATTGATAAGCTCACCACACAAGGCATTCAGTTTCAGGCCTGTGGCGTTGCCCTGCATGGCATGGATGTGCATCCCTCCATGGTGATACCTGCGGTTCATCCGGTGGAAAGCGGCTTCATCTCCGTGATTGCCTATCAGGAAAAGGGGTACGCGTTGGTACCAGTATACTGA